One Bombus pascuorum chromosome 4, iyBomPasc1.1, whole genome shotgun sequence DNA segment encodes these proteins:
- the LOC132906390 gene encoding cytoplasmic dynein 2 light intermediate chain 1 isoform X2, whose protein sequence is MTDQNSEQNVRDHALRLCLEEEQHRKTNPIETHERSFIIVGSKRVGKTTIVHRFLEKDEAPKPTIAMDYSFGRKAGKSLIKNIVHVWEVGHLTSSLVSAAMTGSSLTHSPHHVTVLIVLDLSQPEILWTTFEEAFSVVRNAMKMSYDDKIIQELKQQRIKERKKAVEREVDPFPMKLCLIGGKYDQFKDLSSDKIELVGKILRATAHILGAGLYYHSAKDKSLLRRTKDLLSHYGFGIQFSDTKCTDFEKPLAISAGADSLSSIDLQFPQTRPSAILDTIKQIYVTRIPQESRSNEIILEDPSNDPNFNEPIIDRLRAQREEEINILLHDMLEGRIPQIPIPDPS, encoded by the exons atgacagaTCAAAATTC TGAACAAAATGTTAGAGATCACGCTTTGCGTCTTTGTTTAGAAGAAGAGCAACACCGTAAGACTAATCCAATCGAAACACATGAACGTTCATTTATCATTGTTGGTAGCAAGAGGGTC GGTAAAACTACGATCGTACATCGATTTCTCGAAAAAGATGAGGCACCGAAACCAACTATCGCGATGGATTACTCTTTTGGACGTAAAGCTGGGAAGAGTTTA ataaaaaatatcgtgcaTGTTTGGGAAGTAGGACATTTAACTTCTTCATTAGTGTCAGCCGCAATGACAGGTTCGTCTTTGACTCATTCTCCTCATCATGTCACGGTATTGATTGTGTTGGATTTATCGCAACCGGAGATTTTATGGACCACTTTCGAAGAAGCTTTCTCGGTAGTTCGAAATGCAATGAAAATGAGTTAtgacgataaaataattcaggAACTCAAACAACAACGTAttaaagaacgaaaaaaagCAGTAGAAAGAGAAGTCGATCCATTTCCGATGAAACTTTGCCTTATTGGTGGAAAATATGATCAATTTAAG GATTTAAGTTCggataaaatagaattagTTGGGAAAATATTAAGAGCTACAGCTCACATTTTAGGCGCAGGACTCTATTATCATTCTGCAAAAGATAAATCTTTATTACGAAGAACTAAAGACTTGTTATCTCACTATGGATTTGGTATTCAATTTTC CGATACCAAGTGCACCGATTTTGAGAAGCCATTAGCGATATCTGCCGGTGCAGACTCCCTCTCATCGATCGATTTGCAATTTCCTCAAACCAGACCTTCGGCTATCTTAGATACCATCAAACAGATTTACGTTACTCGTATACCGCAAGAGtcaagaagcaacgaaattATTCTGGAGGATCCAAGTAACGACCCCAACTTTAATGAACCGATCATCGACAGATTACGAGCTCAGAGAGAAGAG GAAATTAACATTCTACTTCACGATATGTTGGAAGGACGAATACCTCAAATTCCTATTCCGGATCCATCATAG
- the LOC132906090 gene encoding uncharacterized protein LOC132906090, protein MLADVEPGTTGRNTGAEEDEIRTLQTNRNSAVKEKLQRLDPFLDKDGMLRVGDRLGHSPLPFNQKHPIILPKSSVTVLIIEHEHLLNLHSGTQGTLYALRKSYWSIDGRSQVRSTVRKCVRCCRANPPPVDYVMDDLPAARIIESLPFTNVGVDYCGPFYIKEQKDRNVKSRYT, encoded by the exons ATGCTGGCCGACGTGGAACCCGGTACCACTGGTCGAAATACCGGAGCAGAAGAAG ATGAGATTCGTACTCTCCAAACAAATCGAAATTCTGCAGTGAAGGAGAAGCTACAACGACTCGATCCATTTCTGGACAAGGACGGGATGTTGCGAGTCGGAGATCGACTCGGTCACTCACCACTGCCTTTCAACCAGAAACACCCGATTATCCTACCGAAATCCTCGGTCACAGTGCTCATAATCGAGCATGAGCACCTCCTAAACCTCCATTCCGGAACTCAAGGTACTTTATATGCCTTAAGAAAATCCTATTGGTCTATCGACGGCCGTAGTCAAGTTCGGAGCACGGTGAGGAAGTGCGTCCGTTGCTGCCGAGCCAATCCACCTCCAGTGGATTACGTAATGGACGACCTCCCAGCCGCACGGATAATAGAATCTCTGCCGTTTACCAACGTCGGAGTCGATTATTGCGGACCATTTTACATCAAGGAGCAAAAGGATCGCAACGTAAAATCAAGGTATACGTAG
- the LOC132906390 gene encoding cytoplasmic dynein 2 light intermediate chain 1 isoform X3: MNVHLSLLVARGSYGKTTIVHRFLEKDEAPKPTIAMDYSFGRKAGKSLIKNIVHVWEVGHLTSSLVSAAMTGSSLTHSPHHVTVLIVLDLSQPEILWTTFEEAFSVVRNAMKMSYDDKIIQELKQQRIKERKKAVEREVDPFPMKLCLIGGKYDQFKDLSSDKIELVGKILRATAHILGAGLYYHSAKDKSLLRRTKDLLSHYGFGIQFSDTKCTDFEKPLAISAGADSLSSIDLQFPQTRPSAILDTIKQIYVTRIPQESRSNEIILEDPSNDPNFNEPIIDRLRAQREEEINILLHDMLEGRIPQIPIPDPS, encoded by the exons ATGAACGTTCATTTATCATTGTTGGTAGCAAGAGGGTCGTAT GGTAAAACTACGATCGTACATCGATTTCTCGAAAAAGATGAGGCACCGAAACCAACTATCGCGATGGATTACTCTTTTGGACGTAAAGCTGGGAAGAGTTTA ataaaaaatatcgtgcaTGTTTGGGAAGTAGGACATTTAACTTCTTCATTAGTGTCAGCCGCAATGACAGGTTCGTCTTTGACTCATTCTCCTCATCATGTCACGGTATTGATTGTGTTGGATTTATCGCAACCGGAGATTTTATGGACCACTTTCGAAGAAGCTTTCTCGGTAGTTCGAAATGCAATGAAAATGAGTTAtgacgataaaataattcaggAACTCAAACAACAACGTAttaaagaacgaaaaaaagCAGTAGAAAGAGAAGTCGATCCATTTCCGATGAAACTTTGCCTTATTGGTGGAAAATATGATCAATTTAAG GATTTAAGTTCggataaaatagaattagTTGGGAAAATATTAAGAGCTACAGCTCACATTTTAGGCGCAGGACTCTATTATCATTCTGCAAAAGATAAATCTTTATTACGAAGAACTAAAGACTTGTTATCTCACTATGGATTTGGTATTCAATTTTC CGATACCAAGTGCACCGATTTTGAGAAGCCATTAGCGATATCTGCCGGTGCAGACTCCCTCTCATCGATCGATTTGCAATTTCCTCAAACCAGACCTTCGGCTATCTTAGATACCATCAAACAGATTTACGTTACTCGTATACCGCAAGAGtcaagaagcaacgaaattATTCTGGAGGATCCAAGTAACGACCCCAACTTTAATGAACCGATCATCGACAGATTACGAGCTCAGAGAGAAGAG GAAATTAACATTCTACTTCACGATATGTTGGAAGGACGAATACCTCAAATTCCTATTCCGGATCCATCATAG
- the LOC132906088 gene encoding uncharacterized protein DDB_G0271670-like has translation MACLNKELSKALKLSNTELPELTKETIQATKHISTLKHTIVDCDIAKLQLSQLEKLETILRKVKKCNNDEPATSTTQRSTPSHSNKPTVTTTVPTSSTTQELASSSTEKQAGSTTEKSTSSTTEGPASSTSQESTVSSTEGSPSSTTQEITSRSTGGPPSSTTQESSSSSTGGPPSSTAQESTSGTTEGPAISTTQESISGTTEGLAISTTQESSSSSTEGPASSTTQQSTSGSTEGPASSTTQESTSGSTKEPNATSTKESSSSSTEEPSSSTIQESTSSSTEGPANCTTKSITSSDCPCALPPTAGPRPTESPRSMWYASLLVCLQSNGLYEIAVAHGSSLEFIFEKCVSSVVH, from the exons ATGGCATGTTTAAATAAG GAACTGTCGAAAGCACTGAAACTTTCGAACACGGAACTTCCAGAGCTTACAAAAGAAACTATCCAAGCGACTAAACATATATCAACATTGAAGCATACAATAGTAGACTGTGATATAGCAAAGCTACAACTATCTCAACTTGAAAAACTTGAAACAATCCTCAGAAAGGTTAAAAAATGCAACAATGATGAGCCTGCAACTTCGACAACACAACGTTCAACACCATCACACAGTAACAAACCAACTGTAACTACGACAGTACCAACTAGTAGTACCACCCAAGAATTGGCTTCCAGCAGCACAGAAAAACAAGCTGGTAGTACAACTGAAAAATCAACCTCAAGCACTACAGAAGGGCCAGCAAGTAGCACTAGCCAAGAATCTACGGTAAGCAGTACAGAAGGATCACCAAGTAGCACAACCCAAGAAATCACCTCACGCAGTACAGGAGGTCCGCCTAGTAGCACTACTCAAGAATCCAGCTCAAGCAGCACAGGAGGTCCACCTAGTAGTACTGCTCAAGAATCTACCTCAGGTACCACAGAAGGACCAGCTATTAGTACTACTCAAGAATCTATCTCGGGCACCACAGAAGGACTAGCTATTAGCACTACACAAGAATCCAGCTCAAGTAGCACAGAAGGACCAGCAAGTAGCACTACCCAACAATCTACCTCAGGCAGCACAGAAG GACCAGCTAGTAGCACTACCCAAGAATCTACCTCAGGCAGCACAAAAGAACCAAATGCTACCAGTACAAAGGAATCATCCTCAAGCAGTACGGAAGAACCATCTAGTAGCACTATTCAGGAATCTACCTCAAGCAGTACAGAAGGACCAGCAAATTGCACTACAAAATCCATAACATCCAGCGATTGTCCATGCGCTCTCCCGCCTACTGCTGGACCTAGGCCTACTGAATCACCGCGAAGTATGTGGTACGCATCTTTATTGGTCTGCCTACAAAGTAACGGTTTGTATGAAATTGCAGTTGCGCATGGGAGCTCTTTAGAGTTCATCTTTGAAAAATGTGTATCTAGCGTTGTACATTGA
- the LOC132906087 gene encoding uncharacterized protein DDB_G0271670-like, producing MAKVVIVFCFCVIAVYGNAFSGLPGFLDPTTRVYQHEDEVMSIIKDIALNTNAVLRDQKIEAGIYQSMIKKDGNDIKKIAKQKVNDILKDVEYEMKILKHKAHGHHHDHCIAIEKGLEKIRNKILNKVEKCVSNHIDEVINLNGKIVRATEKFQTKTEHAVNEAAQCVPSNVIHSDAIACLNKALSKAIKLANTEYPELIKETLQVNEHISTLTHKIVNCDIAKLQLSQLEKLEAILKKVKKCNKDEHATSTTQRSTPSHSNKPTVTTTVPTSSTTQESASSSTAKQASSTTEKSIPSTTEGPASSTSQESTVSSTEGPASSTSQDSTVCSTEGPASSTGQESTVSSTEGPASSTTQELNSSSTGGPPSSTTQESSSSSTGGPPSSATQESTSGTTEGPDISTTEESSSSSTEGSASSTTQELNSSSTGGPPSSTTQESSSSSTGGPPSSATQESTSGTTEGPDISTTEESSSSSTEGPASSTTQELNSSSTGGPPSSTTQESSSSSTGGPPSSATQESTSGTTEGPDISTTEESSSSSTEGSASSTTQELNSSSTGGPPSSTTQESSSSSTGGPPSSATQESTSGTTEGPDISTTEESSSSSTEGPASSTT from the exons ATGGCGAAAGTCGTAATTGTATTCTGTTTCTGCGTTATAGCTGTCTAT gGTAATGCCTTTTCTGGGTTACCAGGATTCCTCGATCCAACGACGAGAGTATATCAACATGAAGACGAAGTTATGTCAATAATAAAAGACATCGCTCTGAACACGAACGCAGTTTTAAGGGATCAAAAAATTGAAGCTGGTATTTATCAGTCGATGATAAAGAAAGACGGTAATGATATAAAGAAGATTGCGAAACAAAAAGTCAATGACATATTGAAGGAT GTGgaatatgaaatgaaaattttaaaacacaaAGCACATGGACATCATCACGACCACTGCATAGCTATTGAAAAGGGATTGGAGAAAATACGTAACAAGATCCTAAATAAGGTTGAAAAATGTGTTTCAAACCACATAGATGAAGTAATAAATCTGAACGGAAAAATAGTTCGAGCTACTGAAAAGTTCCAGACTAAGACTGAACATGCTGTTAACGAAGCTGCACAATGTGTCCCATCCAATGTAATTCACAGTGATGCAATCGCatgtttaaataaa GCATTGTCGAAAGCAATAAAGCTTGCGAACACGGAATATCCGGAGcttataaaagaaactttGCAAGTGAATGAACATATATCAACATTGACCCATAAAATAGTAAACTGTGATATAGCAAAGCTACAACTATCTCAACTTGAAAAACTAGAAGCAATCCTCAAGAAGGTTAAAAAATGCAACAAAGATGAGCATGCAACTTCGACAACACAACGCTCAACACCATCACACAGTAACAAACCAACTGTAACTACGACAGTACCAACTAGTAGTACCACCCAAGAATCGGCTTCCAGCAGCACAGCAAAACAAGCTAGTAGTACAACTGAAAAATCAATACCAAGCACTACAGAAGGGCCAGCAAGTAGCACTAGCCAAGAATCTACAGTAAGCAGCACAGAAGGACCAGCAAGTAGCACTAGCCAAGATTCTACGGTATGCAGCACAGAAGGACCAGCAAGTAGCACTGGCCAAGAATCTACGGTAAGCAGCACAGAAGGACCAGCAAGTAGCACAACCCAAGAACTCAACTCAAGTAGCACAGGAGGTCCGCCTAGTAGCACTACTCAAGAATCCAGCTCAAGCAGCACAGGAGGTCCACCTAGTAGTGCTACTCAAGAATCTACTTCAGGCACCACGGAAGGACCAGATATTAGCACTACCGAAGAATCCAGCTCAAGTAGCACAGAAGGATCGGCAAGTAGCACAACCCAAGAACTCAACTCAAGCAGCACAGGAGGTCCGCCTAGTAGCACTACTCAAGAATCCAGCTCAAGCAGCACAGGAGGTCCACCTAGTAGTGCTACTCAAGAATCTACTTCAGGCACCACGGAAGGACCAGATATTAGCACTACCGAGGAATCCAGCTCAAGTAGCACAGAAGGACCGGCAAGTAGCACAACCCAAGAACTCAACTCAAGCAGCACAGGAGGTCCGCCTAGTAGCACTACTCAAGAATCCAGCTCAAGCAGCACAGGAGGTCCACCTAGTAGTGCTACTCAAGAATCTACTTCAGGCACCACGGAAGGACCAGATATTAGCACTACCGAAGAATCCAGCTCAAGTAGCACAGAAGGATCGGCAAGTAGCACAACCCAAGAACTCAACTCAAGCAGCACAGGAGGTCCGCCTAGTAGCACTACTCAAGAATCCAGCTCAAGCAGCACAGGAGGTCCACCTAGTAGTGCTACTCAAGAATCTACTTCAGGCACCACGGAAGGACCAGATATTAGCACTACCGAAGAATCCAGCTCAAGTAGCACAGAAGGACCGGCAAGTAGCACTACCTAA
- the LOC132906380 gene encoding vacuolar protein sorting-associated protein 54 produces MAKVVKVSESLPTVLICEYCTNLTFKQIEDFIRHLRDQHCSREGGSFVCLYGYNGVCTSLPVEGVSDKDYIAHATKHATMQQQRKSNGQLSEPSSSWTVYSAAQNLPAVLNDPFKGKQSNFLTRTWGDGFVEKVDIPKSPYLPEITMQHFESYLKKITRRYRKHSRMNSNANKSTTPNELLQNFPSLRKVKTLDQMQFDLSNIPKIFLIPNLDLSQKDNFYAVFPFAKNGLLNEDSNIVMNVKQMQEKLSHYLDVVEVRIAEQVASKSQAFFHAMTSHDALMEQLTQTITVLKALRKNIHQVDKHLVNDSLEILRLERARSNRLLVQEKLKLMATVHQSQPMIQLLLSTPDYVAALDLIATTQEILLQELNGVHSFRHLSSQLTEMEKLVDKMLSTEFQRYATADLNRPLGEENTVLDGDKLVSIISGLLRQKHFQFVDTYKEEAVTTVRAVTKQRVIEALAASDCCSDQQAAALEVGGLSLAERLTLLHNAIQSLTFLLLRVKAVHDVMRDTVDLAAGRVHDGSFDDTIPDRLLTQAEHSRVTIKLNDMITSICDYCHERMGNLLSAGTNDKDRLQNEKEKLNNENSNNKQEEKEYQNWNDKSSWLSKRATTAQVCQLANLVEEFTETCEKLCGKQCTGLRSAFKAQAGKFIQRFHTELKTKLTLLLESERWKQADVPPEFQSLVTYVYENKTFPPNLFKVDDKVKKDNVQNFIMIEDEKYAIVGTALMLIQMIHEYCRTGSELIALSGTIGRHLAELLRHYNSRCCQLVLGAGAMQVAGLKTITSTILVLAARSLKLILWFMPYVKSHFQRFAEQKPSRGLGASSTSGGVALLDSVEKDIRAHVKEIESKILTIVDNLLGGQISKWTARPPVPSKSFRNISSYLMKLHEAVSGILPAVEVQTLYRTVNISFKEKLREQLVKMNIVNNGGPQHGVVTSELTFYLEALRKLKVLPTNELDDNWMSDIWTR; encoded by the exons ATGGCGAAAGTCGTGAAAGTATCCGAATCGTTACCTACCGTTCTGATTTGTGAATATTGTACTAACCTTACGTTCAAGCAAATAGAAGATTTCATAAG ACATTTAAGAGATCAGCATTGTTCTAGGGAGGGAGGTTCGTTTGTGTGCCTTTATGGTTATAATGGAGTATGCACTAGTCTTCCTGTGGAGGGTGTTTCTGACAAAGATTATATAGCACATGCTACTAAGCACGCGACGATGCAACAACAACGTAAAAGTAACGGTCAATTGTCAGAGCCTTCTTCCTCGTGGACTGTGTATTCCGCAGCACAGAATTTACCAGCTGTTTTAAATGATCCTTTCAAAGGAAAACAAAGTAACTTTTTAACTCGTACTTGGGGAGACGGATTCGTAGAGAAAGTTGACATACCTAAAAGTCCTTACCTTCCTGAAATCACGATGCAACATTTTGAAtcgtatttaaagaaaattacaagg AGATACCGAAAACATTCACGTATGAATTCAAATGCCAATAAATCAACTACACCTAACGAGTTGTTACAAAATTTCCCAAGTTTAAGAAAAGTTAAAACTTTAg ATCAAATGCAATTTGATTTATCTAACATCCCAAAAATCTTCTTGATACCTAATTTGGATCTTTCTcagaaagataatttttatgcTGTATTCCCATTTGCCAAGAATGGATTATTAAATGAAGATTCTAATATAGTTATGAATGTAAAACAAATGCAAGAGAAG CTAAGTCATTATTTAGATGTTGTTGAAGTTAGAATAGCAGAGCAAGTTGCTTCCAAATCTCAAGCATTTTTCCATGCTATGACTTCTCACGACGCCCTAATGGAGCAACTTACACAAACTATCACAGTTTTGAAAGCccttagaaaaaatatacaccaAGTTGATAAGCATCTAGTCAATGAttctttggaaattttaag gTTGGAACGAGCGAGATCTAATCGATTATTGGTTCAAGAAAAGCTGAAACTTATGGCTACAGTACACCAAAGTCAACCAATGATACAACTGTTGTTATCCACGCCAGATTATGTTGCAGCCTTAGATCTCATTGCTACAACACAAGAAATACTTTTACAGGAATTGAATGGAGTACATAGTTTtag ACATTTAAGCTCTCAATTGACAGAAATGGAAAAACTTGTTGATAAAATGTTATCTAcagaatttcaaagatatGCAACTGCAGATTTAAACAGACCATTAGGCGAGGAAAATACAGTTTTGGATGGT GATAAACTTGTTTCCATCATTTCTGGTCTCCTGCGgcaaaaacattttcaatttgtgGATACTTACAAAGAAGAAGCTGTGACAACGGTCCGAGCTGTAACAAAACAGAGGGTCATAGAAGCTTTAGCAGCGAGTGATTGTTGCAGTGATCAACAAGCTGCAGCTTTAGAAGTTGGTGGACTTTCCCTCGCGGAAAGATTAACGTTACTTCACAATGCTATACAATCTTTAACATTCCTCTTGTTGCGAGTTAAG GCTGTTCACGATGTAATGCGAGATACAGTAGACTTAGCGGCAGGCCGAGTACATGACGGATCATTCGATGATACGATTCCCGATCGCTTGTTAACTCAAGCAGAACATTCGCGAGTAACAATAAAACTCAATGATATGATAACTTCCATTTGTGATTATTGTCATGAGCGAATGGGAAATCTGCTTTCTGCAGGTACAAATGATAAAGATAgattacaaaatgaaaaagagaaactaaacaatgaaaattcaaataataaacaagaagaaaaagaatatcaaAATTGGAATGATAAATCATCATGGTTGAGCAAAAGGGCAACAACAGCTCAAGTATGTCAACTAGCCAATTTAGTCGAAGAGTTTACAGAAACTTGCGAGAAACTCTGTGGTAAACAATGCACAGGTTTACGATCTGCGTTTAAG gcACAAGCAGGTAAATTCATTCAAAGATTTCATACTGAGCTCAAAACAAAGCTTACCCTTTTATTAGAATCTGAGCGATGGAAACAAGCTGATGTACCGCCAGAATTTCAGTCATTagtaacatatgtatatgaaaacaAAACTTTTCCACCAAATCTATTTAAAGTTGACgataaagttaaaaaagataatgtCCAAAACTTCATTATGATAGAGGATGAAAAATATGCCATTGTTGGTACAGCTTTAATGCTTATACAAATGATACACGAATATTGCAG aaCTGGCAGTGAACTGATAGCTTTGTCAGGAACAATTGGAAGACATTTAGCTGAATTACTGCGGCATTACAATTCACGTTGTTGTCAACTTGTCCTTGGAGCTGGAGCAATGCAAGTTGCTGGTTTAAAGACTATTACTAGTACAATACTTGTATTAGCAGCACGCAGTTTGAAACTAATTTTGTGGTTTATGCCTTATGTTAAATCACACTTTCAAA GGTTTGCAGAACAAAAACCTAGTCGTGGACTTGGTGCATCTAGTACAAGCGGCGGCGTTGCATTACTGGATAGCGTTGAAAAAGATATCCGTGCACATgtgaaagaaattgaaagcaaaattcTTACTATTGTTGACAATCTACTAGGTGGTCAAATATCAAAATGGACTGCAAGACCACCGGTACCATCAAAatcatttagaaatatttctag ttatttaatgaaattacacGAAGCAGTTTCTGGAATTCTCCCAGCAGTTGAAGTACAAACTCTATATCGTACAGTAAATATATCCTTCAAAGAAAAACTTAGAGAACAATTAGTCAAAATGAATATAGTGAATAACGGTGGTCCACAACATGGTGTAGTTACATCTGAACTTACATTTTATCTGGAGGCATTACGAAAATTAAAAGTGTTACCAACTAATGAATTAGATGACAATTGGATGAGTGATATATGGACCAGATAA
- the LOC132906390 gene encoding cytoplasmic dynein 2 light intermediate chain 1 isoform X1, translated as MKYCRKSEQNVRDHALRLCLEEEQHRKTNPIETHERSFIIVGSKRVGKTTIVHRFLEKDEAPKPTIAMDYSFGRKAGKSLIKNIVHVWEVGHLTSSLVSAAMTGSSLTHSPHHVTVLIVLDLSQPEILWTTFEEAFSVVRNAMKMSYDDKIIQELKQQRIKERKKAVEREVDPFPMKLCLIGGKYDQFKDLSSDKIELVGKILRATAHILGAGLYYHSAKDKSLLRRTKDLLSHYGFGIQFSDTKCTDFEKPLAISAGADSLSSIDLQFPQTRPSAILDTIKQIYVTRIPQESRSNEIILEDPSNDPNFNEPIIDRLRAQREEEINILLHDMLEGRIPQIPIPDPS; from the exons ATGAAATATTGTAGAAAAAG TGAACAAAATGTTAGAGATCACGCTTTGCGTCTTTGTTTAGAAGAAGAGCAACACCGTAAGACTAATCCAATCGAAACACATGAACGTTCATTTATCATTGTTGGTAGCAAGAGGGTC GGTAAAACTACGATCGTACATCGATTTCTCGAAAAAGATGAGGCACCGAAACCAACTATCGCGATGGATTACTCTTTTGGACGTAAAGCTGGGAAGAGTTTA ataaaaaatatcgtgcaTGTTTGGGAAGTAGGACATTTAACTTCTTCATTAGTGTCAGCCGCAATGACAGGTTCGTCTTTGACTCATTCTCCTCATCATGTCACGGTATTGATTGTGTTGGATTTATCGCAACCGGAGATTTTATGGACCACTTTCGAAGAAGCTTTCTCGGTAGTTCGAAATGCAATGAAAATGAGTTAtgacgataaaataattcaggAACTCAAACAACAACGTAttaaagaacgaaaaaaagCAGTAGAAAGAGAAGTCGATCCATTTCCGATGAAACTTTGCCTTATTGGTGGAAAATATGATCAATTTAAG GATTTAAGTTCggataaaatagaattagTTGGGAAAATATTAAGAGCTACAGCTCACATTTTAGGCGCAGGACTCTATTATCATTCTGCAAAAGATAAATCTTTATTACGAAGAACTAAAGACTTGTTATCTCACTATGGATTTGGTATTCAATTTTC CGATACCAAGTGCACCGATTTTGAGAAGCCATTAGCGATATCTGCCGGTGCAGACTCCCTCTCATCGATCGATTTGCAATTTCCTCAAACCAGACCTTCGGCTATCTTAGATACCATCAAACAGATTTACGTTACTCGTATACCGCAAGAGtcaagaagcaacgaaattATTCTGGAGGATCCAAGTAACGACCCCAACTTTAATGAACCGATCATCGACAGATTACGAGCTCAGAGAGAAGAG GAAATTAACATTCTACTTCACGATATGTTGGAAGGACGAATACCTCAAATTCCTATTCCGGATCCATCATAG